In the Pygocentrus nattereri isolate fPygNat1 chromosome 19, fPygNat1.pri, whole genome shotgun sequence genome, one interval contains:
- the mlf1 gene encoding myeloid leukemia factor 1 isoform X2 has product MFGSLLRDFEDDPFFSDPFQAHNERMRQMLRSFSDPFGHGFTPSITDGRDRGRRGRDQPNASVAHHSDHREMDLFRNPFATMDNMMADMRNRMGNMHQNLENISTDANTHAFSSSSVMTYSKVGNEPPKVFQASTQMRCAPGGIRETRRALKDSESGVEKMSIGHHIQDRGHVIERKHNQKTGEKELNQDFQNMDETEAQSFDEEWQRELSKFQPTAPMSRLEAPKQRAVHRAAIAGPDNTQREKDDAAESKKKTHVSELKIQGSSMKKK; this is encoded by the exons ATGTTCGGCAGTCTTCTCAGGGATTTCGAGGACGACCCCTTCTTTTC CGATCCATTCCAGGCCCACAATGAGCGTATGCGGCAAATGTTGAGGAGTTTTTCAGATCCTTTTGGCCACGGCTTCACGCCCAGTATCACAGATGGCCGGGACAGAGGACGCAGGGGAAGGGACCAGCCCAACGCTAGCGTAGCCCACCACAGTGACCACAGA GAGATGGATTTGTTCAGGAACCCTTTTGCCACAATGGACAACATGATGGCAGACATGAGGAACAGAATGGGAAACATGCACCAGAACCTT gAGAACATCTCCACAGACGCCAACACCCATGCGTTCAGCTCCTCCTCAGTCATGACCTACTCTAAAGTCGGAAATGAGCCACCCAAAGTGTTCCAGGCCTCCACTCAGATGCGGTGCGCTCCCGGCGGG ATTAGGGAAACCAGGCGGGCTCTCAAGGACTCAGAGAGTGGAGTAGAAAAGATGTCCATTGGCCACCACATCCAGGATAGAGGCCATGTCATAGAAAGGAAGCACAACCAAAAAACCGGAGAGAAGGAGCTTAACCAGGATTTCCAGAACATGGACGAGA CTGAAGCCCAGTCCTTCGATGAGGAGTGGCAGAGGGAGCTGTCCAAATTCCAGCCCACCGCACCAATGTCCCGTCTGGAGGCCCCCAAGCAACGAGCAGTGCACAGAGCAGCCATCGCCGGCCCAGACAACACACAAAG AGAAAAAGACGATGCAGCAGAAAGCAAGAAGAAGACTCATGTCTCTGAGCTCAAAATTCAGGGCTCCAGCATGAAGAAGAAGTAA
- the mlf1 gene encoding myeloid leukemia factor 1 isoform X1 — MFGSLLRDFEDDPFFSSTSDPFQAHNERMRQMLRSFSDPFGHGFTPSITDGRDRGRRGRDQPNASVAHHSDHREMDLFRNPFATMDNMMADMRNRMGNMHQNLENISTDANTHAFSSSSVMTYSKVGNEPPKVFQASTQMRCAPGGIRETRRALKDSESGVEKMSIGHHIQDRGHVIERKHNQKTGEKELNQDFQNMDETEAQSFDEEWQRELSKFQPTAPMSRLEAPKQRAVHRAAIAGPDNTQREKDDAAESKKKTHVSELKIQGSSMKKK; from the exons ATGTTCGGCAGTCTTCTCAGGGATTTCGAGGACGACCCCTTCTTTTC cTCAACAAG CGATCCATTCCAGGCCCACAATGAGCGTATGCGGCAAATGTTGAGGAGTTTTTCAGATCCTTTTGGCCACGGCTTCACGCCCAGTATCACAGATGGCCGGGACAGAGGACGCAGGGGAAGGGACCAGCCCAACGCTAGCGTAGCCCACCACAGTGACCACAGA GAGATGGATTTGTTCAGGAACCCTTTTGCCACAATGGACAACATGATGGCAGACATGAGGAACAGAATGGGAAACATGCACCAGAACCTT gAGAACATCTCCACAGACGCCAACACCCATGCGTTCAGCTCCTCCTCAGTCATGACCTACTCTAAAGTCGGAAATGAGCCACCCAAAGTGTTCCAGGCCTCCACTCAGATGCGGTGCGCTCCCGGCGGG ATTAGGGAAACCAGGCGGGCTCTCAAGGACTCAGAGAGTGGAGTAGAAAAGATGTCCATTGGCCACCACATCCAGGATAGAGGCCATGTCATAGAAAGGAAGCACAACCAAAAAACCGGAGAGAAGGAGCTTAACCAGGATTTCCAGAACATGGACGAGA CTGAAGCCCAGTCCTTCGATGAGGAGTGGCAGAGGGAGCTGTCCAAATTCCAGCCCACCGCACCAATGTCCCGTCTGGAGGCCCCCAAGCAACGAGCAGTGCACAGAGCAGCCATCGCCGGCCCAGACAACACACAAAG AGAAAAAGACGATGCAGCAGAAAGCAAGAAGAAGACTCATGTCTCTGAGCTCAAAATTCAGGGCTCCAGCATGAAGAAGAAGTAA